AAGGTGAGCTAGAAAAAGCTGAATTGTTGTTGGCGACTTTGAATGTGCTAGAAGCAAGGCCACAAGAAATGGATTACTTTATCCAATTTGGTTCGGCTTTGTGTGCTATACATGCTGGCAATGAGAAAGCATATGTTGAACAAATTACCCAATTACTGAAAGTAATTCATCTATCTAATGATGATAGTTTTATTCAAAAGGTTAAAAAACAGGCTAGTAGTTATTTTGCTAAGCAACAAAAGTATAAAAAATCCTATGAAATCTTAAAGTAAAAAACAGCTAAGATAAGCTGTTTTTTATTATTTTTGAGAATGATTTTTTAGCCATGATTCAGCAAAATCAACGGCTTTTTTTTGATTGAATAATTTTACTTTGCTATTGCCGACCGTTCCGTTAATGCACTTGTTTTCTGCTTCAAAATCTGTACCAATTGTTAGAAAATTGTCAGTAAATAATTCAATATCAGTATATTCGGTCCAAATTGTTTTGTCATTTTCAAGAATAGGAGCACCATATTTAATCGGTTTTACATCTGATTGACGATATTCAGCTAAATGAAACGAAGTATTATTTTCATAATTTACGCCTAGAAGTAAGATTTTTGCATCAGAAAATTGATAAATTTTCCCTAAAGGAGAGCACTCACCTAATCCATAGTTTAAAGAGTGATTCGCTAATATATCCGCCGCATGTTGTCCCCATCCGCTAAAAGAAACTTGTGGATGGCTACTACGAGAAACCTCAGGAAAAGAACGAAATGCTTCAGCAATAGCTCCCATACTCCGTGTTGGTGTATATTTGGGATGATAACCAGGCATAGTATCACGAATCGTTTGCC
This Carnobacterium maltaromaticum DSM 20342 DNA region includes the following protein-coding sequences:
- a CDS encoding aminoglycoside N(3)-acetyltransferase yields the protein MTELDTIQKLAHPITKDSLVTDFKNLGIKKGDILTVHSSLSSIGWISGGAIAVILALFEVLGENGTLIMPAHSGDLSDPSGWGNPPVPESWWQTIRDTMPGYHPKYTPTRSMGAIAEAFRSFPEVSRSSHPQVSFSGWGQHAADILANHSLNYGLGECSPLGKIYQFSDAKILLLGVNYENNTSFHLAEYRQSDVKPIKYGAPILENDKTIWTEYTDIELFTDNFLTIGTDFEAENKCINGTVGNSKVKLFNQKKAVDFAESWLKNHSQK